In Micromonospora sp. LH3U1, one genomic interval encodes:
- the sbnA gene encoding 2,3-diaminopropionate biosynthesis protein SbnA produces the protein MLSTVGNTPLVQLVRLFPEFPSRLFVKLERFNPGGSIKDRTALSMLRAKVESGELVPGRSVVVESSSGNLAIGLAQVCAYYAIRFICVVDPKTTRQNLAILTAYHAEIEMVEHPDPVTGEYLPARQRRVRELCEQVPHAYRPDQYANPLNAAAQRQTMAEIVTALDGRIDYLFCSTGTCGTLVGCVGYLRDHGLSTRVVAVDAVGSAIFGDEPATRLIPGHGASVVPPLAADATPDEIMHVSDLDCVVGCRLLLHREAILAGGSSGATVAALRRRMADIPAGATAVLILPDNGDRYLDTIYSDQWVSGHFGEITHLWKDATC, from the coding sequence ATCCTCTCGACGGTCGGGAACACACCGCTGGTACAGCTGGTCCGGTTGTTTCCGGAGTTCCCCTCCCGGTTGTTCGTGAAGCTCGAACGCTTCAATCCCGGCGGCAGCATCAAGGACCGCACCGCGCTGAGCATGCTGCGCGCCAAGGTCGAATCTGGGGAGCTGGTGCCCGGCCGATCGGTGGTCGTCGAGTCCAGCTCGGGCAATCTGGCCATCGGCCTCGCCCAGGTTTGTGCCTACTACGCGATCCGGTTCATCTGCGTGGTCGACCCGAAGACCACCCGGCAGAACCTCGCGATCCTGACCGCGTACCACGCGGAGATCGAGATGGTCGAGCACCCCGACCCGGTCACCGGCGAGTACCTGCCGGCCCGGCAGCGCCGTGTCCGGGAACTGTGCGAGCAGGTCCCGCACGCCTACCGCCCGGACCAGTACGCCAACCCGCTCAATGCCGCCGCGCAGCGGCAGACGATGGCCGAGATCGTGACCGCGCTCGACGGGCGGATCGACTATCTGTTCTGTTCCACCGGCACCTGCGGCACGCTGGTCGGCTGCGTCGGCTACCTCCGCGACCACGGGCTGTCCACCCGGGTGGTGGCGGTGGACGCGGTGGGCAGCGCCATCTTCGGCGACGAGCCAGCGACCCGGCTGATCCCCGGGCACGGCGCCTCGGTCGTGCCGCCGCTGGCCGCCGACGCCACCCCGGACGAGATCATGCACGTCTCCGACCTGGACTGCGTGGTCGGTTGCCGGTTGCTGCTGCACCGGGAGGCCATCCTCGCCGGCGGGTCCTCCGGCGCCACCGTGGCCGCACTGCGCCGACGGATGGCGGACATCCCGGCGGGCGCCACCGCCGTGCTGATCCTGCCCGACAACGGCGACCGCTACCTCGACACGATCTATTCCGATCAATGGGTTTCCGGGCACTTCGGGGAGATCACCCACCTGTGGAAGGACGCTACGTGCTGA
- a CDS encoding condensation domain-containing protein, with translation MTEDVRELSVGQQALWLIHRLAPDSPASNVVHGLHVEPVLDLDLVRRAVATVRSRHDLLRSRFVQTDQGPVRVVDPDLGCEVEVHDVPDLDDDGLLRRCQEFGDQPLRLAQDAPMRVALLRRRTDCVLVVVIHHIATDFHSQRIVWQELDGAYGALQTGRPVELQPVSGSYDDFLARERAALSGERGERLRAYWDQVCDGATAATLPTDRPRPPVRSFRGGAFSQELPDDLARRLRETAAAAGVTPYSVVLAAFQATMYRYTGLGELTVGCPASLRRGRALRGVVGMLINTIALRGSFDADTTFAMAITAASRQLTDAVAHAAYPFPLLRSGRRNQDPPVRVTVTLLAHQHGDNYTTRRHAFAGHQIRLLDIPYDEGQFDLSATLTQYQDGRLQAEFGYDTDLFDEATVQRLAGHFLQMLRVACTAPETVVSLAPMVDQAELRELLALGTP, from the coding sequence GAGTTGTCGGTCGGGCAGCAAGCGCTGTGGCTGATCCACCGGTTGGCCCCGGACAGCCCGGCCAGCAACGTGGTCCACGGTCTGCACGTCGAACCGGTGCTCGACCTCGACCTGGTACGCCGGGCGGTGGCGACGGTGCGATCACGGCACGACCTGCTCCGGTCCCGGTTCGTGCAGACGGATCAGGGGCCGGTGCGGGTCGTCGATCCCGACCTCGGGTGCGAGGTCGAGGTCCACGATGTTCCCGACCTGGACGACGACGGGCTGTTGCGCCGCTGCCAGGAGTTCGGCGACCAGCCGCTACGGCTCGCGCAGGACGCTCCGATGCGGGTGGCGTTGCTGCGGCGGCGCACCGACTGCGTGCTGGTGGTGGTCATCCATCACATCGCCACCGACTTCCACTCGCAGCGGATCGTCTGGCAGGAGTTGGACGGCGCGTACGGGGCGTTGCAGACCGGACGGCCGGTGGAGTTGCAGCCGGTCTCCGGCAGCTACGACGACTTCCTGGCCCGGGAGCGGGCGGCCCTCTCCGGCGAGCGCGGCGAGCGGCTGCGCGCCTACTGGGATCAGGTCTGCGACGGCGCCACGGCGGCCACCCTGCCGACCGACCGGCCCCGTCCGCCGGTGCGCTCGTTCCGCGGCGGCGCGTTCAGTCAGGAGCTCCCGGACGACCTCGCCCGCCGGCTGCGGGAGACCGCAGCGGCGGCCGGGGTGACGCCGTACAGCGTCGTGCTCGCCGCGTTCCAGGCAACGATGTACCGCTACACCGGTCTGGGGGAGCTCACCGTCGGTTGTCCGGCCTCGCTGCGTCGGGGACGGGCGCTGCGCGGGGTGGTCGGCATGTTGATCAACACGATCGCGCTGCGTGGATCGTTCGACGCGGACACCACGTTCGCCATGGCGATCACCGCAGCGAGCCGACAGCTGACCGACGCTGTAGCCCATGCCGCCTACCCGTTCCCGCTGCTCCGATCGGGCCGTCGTAACCAGGATCCGCCAGTGCGGGTGACCGTCACCCTGCTGGCTCACCAGCATGGCGACAACTACACCACCCGGCGGCACGCGTTCGCCGGGCACCAGATCCGGCTGCTGGACATCCCGTACGACGAGGGCCAGTTCGACCTGTCGGCGACCCTCACCCAGTACCAGGACGGCCGGCTCCAGGCGGAGTTCGGTTACGACACCGACCTGTTCGACGAGGCGACCGTGCAGCGGCTGGCCGGGCACTTCCTCCAGATGCTGCGGGTGGCCTGCACGGCGCCGGAGACGGTGGTGTCCCTGGCGCCGATGGTCGACCAGGCGGAACTGCGCGAACTGCTGGCGCTCGGCACCCCATAG